A single Capricornis sumatraensis isolate serow.1 chromosome 20, serow.2, whole genome shotgun sequence DNA region contains:
- the LOC138096135 gene encoding LOW QUALITY PROTEIN: zinc finger protein 418-like (The sequence of the model RefSeq protein was modified relative to this genomic sequence to represent the inferred CDS: substituted 1 base at 1 genomic stop codon), which translates to MEIGNDFLANMGVQKQATNSRMPRNNSKEYDAVFHSGKSHQSWGEGKMVSNPTDTLVQDEEALTGEGFCEFSKCREACTQRNSLIQHEEVHARERSYECSECGKSFSQRRYLRIHRKIHTGEKPYKCKECGKSFIQKGRLIDHQRVHTGERPYECSECGKSFVALRGLQYHQRVHSGERPYGCSECGKSFIAKSDLHYHQRVHSGERPYECSECGKCYIDKRGLQYHQRVHSGERPYECSECGKCFIFSSGLRYHQRVHSGERPYQCSECGKSFIVKRGLQNHQSVHSGERPYECIECGKCFIDRSRLHRHQRVHSGEKPYECRECGKCFTDKSGLHRHQRVHTSERSYECSEYNKSFLQNWNIIVHHRVHGGERPYACTECWKSFSXKKYLSTHSKIHSGEKPYQYKKCDKSFTCDFSAILAVPLGFFSWGFQSGAQLLKVVALHYPEDFALRPPSANDNPKAVHFLEAEHPVGDFRWFGG; encoded by the exons ATGGAGATTGGAAATGACTTCCTGGCCAACATGGGAGTTCAGAAACAAGCCACTAATTCCAGGATGCCACGAAACAACAGTAAGGAGTATGatgctgtttttcacagtggAAAAAGTCATCAGAGCTGGGGAGAAGGCAAGATGGTCTCTAACCCCACAGATACACTTGTTCAGGATGAAGAAGCCCTCACTGGTGAAGGATTTTGTGAGTTCAGCAAATGTAGGGAAGCCTGCACCCAAAGAAATAGCCTTATTCAGCACGAGGAAGTTCATGCCAGAGAAAGGTCTTATGAATGCAG TGAATGTGGAAAGTCATTTAGCCAAAGGAGGTACCTCAGAATCCATAGAAAAATccacactggagaaaagccttaTAAATGCAAAGAATGTGGTAAATCTTTCATCCAAAAGGGGAGGTTAATTGAccatcagagagttcacactgGCGAACGGCCTTATGAGTGCAGTGAATGTGGAAAGTCTTTTGTTGCTCTGCGTGGCCTCCAGtatcatcagagagttcacagtGGCGAGAGGCCCTATGggtgcagtgaatgtgggaaatcttTTATCGCTAAATCTGACCTCCATTATCATCAGCGAGTTCATTCTGGAGAAAGGCCTTAtgagtgcagtgaatgtgggaaatgTTACATTGATAAGAGAGGTCTTCAGtatcatcagagagttcacagtGGAGAAAGGCCCTATGAGTGCAGCGAATGtgggaaatgttttattttttcaagtggtCTCCGGTACCATCAGAGAGTTCACAGCGGAGAAAGGCCCTATcagtgcagtgaatgtgggaaatcttTTATTGTTAAGAGAGGCCTCCAGAATCATCAGAGTGTTCACAGTGGAGAAAGACCTTATGAGTGCATTGAATGTGGAAAATGTTTTATTGATAGGTCACGTCTTCATCGGCATCAGAGAGTTCACAGTGGAGAAAAGCCTTATGAGTGCAGAGAATGTGGAAAGTGTTTTACTGATAAGTCAGGCCTTCATcgtcatcagagagttcacactTCTGAAAGG TCTTACGAGTGCAGTGAATATAATAAATCTTTTCTCCAAAACTGGAACATAATTGTACATCACAGAGTTCATGGTGGAGAAAGGCCTTACGCCTGCACTGAATGTTGGAAATCCTTTAGCTGAAAGAAGTACCTCAGTACCCATAGCAAAATCCATAGTGGAGAAAAGCCTTATCAGTACAAGAAATGTGATAAGTCTTTTACCT GTGATTTCTCTGCGATCCTCGCGGTGCCGCTGGGCTTTTTTTCTTGGGGCTTCCAGAGTGGGGCGCAATTGCTCAAGGTTGTGGCACTACATTACCCAGAAGATTTTGCGCTGAGGCCACCTTCAGCCAATGACAATCCAAAGGCAGTGCATTTCCTAGAGGCGGAACATCCGGTAGGGGACTTCCGGTGGTTCGGTGGCTGA
- the LOC138096134 gene encoding zinc finger protein 154-like translates to IHTGEKPYECKECSKSFIQKWSLLEHQRVHTGEKPYQCNQCGKFFAHKSNFLAHERLHTGENLYECSKCGKALTTSSGLYYHLRVHTGERPFECSSCGKFCSRNEQLSAHMNVHTGEKPYEPFNCSECGKCFTSSSSLLRHQRVHSGERPYECKECRKSFIARLSLRDHQRVHTGERLYKCSECGKCFTSSSSLLHHQRVHSGERPYECSECGKSFVAMSGLWYHQRVHSGEQPYECSECGKSFTAGWSLLDHQSSHWRKAL, encoded by the exons atccacactggagaaaagccttaTGAGTGCAAGGAATGTAGTAAATCCTTTATCCAAAAGTGGAGCTTACTGGAACACCAGagagttcacactggagaaaagccttaTCAGTGCAACCAATGTGGAAAATTTTTTGCCCACAAATCTAATTTCCTTGCACATGAAAGACTTCACACTGGAGAAAACCTTTATGAGTGCAGCAAATGTGGGAAAGCTCTTACTACTAGCTCTGGTCTCTATTATCATCTGagagttcacactggagaaagACCTTTTGAGTGCAGTTCCTGTGGGAAATTCTGTAGCCGGAATGAGCAGCTAAGTGCACATATGAATgttcacactggagaaaagccttaTGA GCCTTTTAATTGCAGTGAATGTGGAAAATGTTTTACTAGTAGCTCGAGCCTTCTTcgtcatcagagagttcacagtGGAGAAAGGCCTTATGAATGCAAAGAATGTCGGAAATCTTTTATTGCTAGGTTGAGCCTTCGTgatcatcagagagttcacactggagaaaggcTCTATAAGTGCAGTGAATGTGGAAAATGTTTTACTAGTAGTTCGAGCCTTCTTcatcatcagagagttcacagtggagaaaggccttatgagtgcagtgaatgtgggaaatcttTTGTTGCTATGAGTGGCCTCTGGtatcatcagagagttcatagTGGAGAACAACCTTAtgagtgcagtgaatgtgggaaatcttTTACTGCTGGGTGGAGCCTTCTTGATCATCagagttcacactggagaaaggcCTTATAA